The Vitis vinifera cultivar Pinot Noir 40024 chromosome 1, ASM3070453v1 DNA segment AATCGCCCCTATGCAATCctataaagaaacaaaattattagtttatttttaaatataaataatattttaatgatgTTTATTAGATAAGTAAGTTTACCTTAAAGTAGTGCCAAAATTTGGTATTGTCCTTGATTTCTTGAGGGCACTTTAATCCATCAGGCTGCTTTAAGAAGACATCATCTAAAGATATTATAGCTCTAAGAACTTGATGAAAGTGACGACTAACAGTTTCACTAAAATgcttgaaataaaatttcatagttCTATTCCTTAAATTATGACCAACAATGTGAAGGAATTTGGCAACTTGTTCTTCTACATTACTATGTGCACTATTTCTAAGACAACCTATTCCCCGTAGAATGTTTACTAGTCTTGCGAATGCATCCTTTCCCATACGTAGTTGATTATAACAATCTTCATTATCCATTAGTGTAAGTCTTTCCATCAAAGCATGTCGTTCATAATCTCCTTCATTAGAGATTGATCTCTCCTAATAGTTTGAGTGATGATAAACTGAAACAAGAATTGTTGCATATGCAACATACATAGCTACACAAGTTGCAACCCATCTTCTAAGTCTTTGCCACTCTTCATTATAAGTCTACATGATAGCAAAGTAAGAGGAATGATTTAGTAAAGTCATTATTCAGTCTTGAAATGTGATAGTTAAATTAGCTTAATCTGATATTGATTATGACAATTTATGATAGTTAAATTACTGACAAGTTACCACTTCTTGAAATAGTAAAACAAACCTTACTAGAGTTGAAATGTCCAGTTTAAAGCATGATAACAAAATGAAACTCTTTCTAAGTTCATTATTCAGTTTGAAATTTGTATGATTACTTAAGAATACTTGGTCTTCCACTTGGTTTTGGGATAAATGAAGGAGAGTAGAGTattaagaagaagatgatgaatgaATGACAAAGAAGTGAACTTACCTGAAAAATTGATGCCACCAACAATGATACAAAACAATAACCAAGCACTCAAAGGCAGCAACAACATACATATATGCAATACACAACTGCAGACCCATTCCCCCAACCAAATTATGAAAAAACCATCAGCCAGTAAACAATAGCAGAACATCAAGGgtaaaaatcatatcaaatcCAGAAAGCAACAAGCCAGGAAAGTTTAGAAAAATTCTGGCGAAATTTAAGAAACGGGAAAGGCGAAAGCAACCTAGAAACCCAAACAGAGAACCCAAGAGAGAGCGATTACCTTGGGTTCCGGGTTTTCATAGGATGAGGTGGATTGGAGTTCAATTCATACCTGATCTGAGGACATGGATCCGAATACATTCACTAGATTTGAagaattcatttcatccatgggAACTTGATTTGAAGAACGCACTTCATCCATGGGAACTCGGGTGCCTGAAAAGGGTAGGTTTTCGGCACTGGAAGGTGGTCGGAGTGATAATGGTGGCCGTTGAAAGGGTCGACGACGATGAGAAGCCATAGCCACTGATGAAGAGGAAGTTAGACGTGAAGCCTCGATGAACAAGAGCCTAATAAAATCCACCCCCTGTCCctttttcccttctctttttctcttattttcctcattattttttaaggaaaataatagggaaaatattacaatattttctttaatattttcctttatattttttttccatcatattttccatgtcatccaaactaaagaaaaccattttcctctacattttttttccttagcattttccgggaaccaaacatagcctaaatgaTTGCAAAATGGAACTAGATAACCTTTTGAAGGAAAAGGTAGGTGTCATCCTAAAACCTGttgaaatttaagaaatttcTTATAGTCTTTATTGAAATGctagtttattttttcttgttcaGTCTTTTGCATGTTATTGACAAGATAATGGAAACTCCCCACAAGTGGAATGACATGAGTAAGGTACATGTTATTGGCCTTAATGGTTGCTTTCCGTATCTATAGTTAGCAGGTtgctaaaattttgaatattttataaatgagtTCGCAAGTTGACATTATTAATGTGTTGTGGTGTCATTGCCCTTGGTATGGCACTTCCAAGGCCTTCAATAGTTGGAAGACTGCTTTTGCTTCTTAAATATGTTAGTGAGGCTACAGAGACTTCCAATTCAAAAAAGGCTGAAAAGAAATCTAGCTATAATGTGGGAATCTCTAGTTAAACCAAAGGTagataattttgattttgtatgTAGTCATTATCTTTGCATTTTGGTATTGGAATTTGAAATAACATTGAACCATGAAATCTTTAATTTATGCTTTCCAGATTACTAAAATAAAGTCTCTTGAGTGGTAGGAATTATGCTACTGCTGCTATATAACAAGATTTTGGTGGCGGGAACTATATTAACTCGGTTATATCATAATTACATTTAGTGGGGGGAACCTACAACCTTTGTTTGCGCCACCTACTGTGACGATTGTAGTGGCCAGCTTTAATTGCAGTTATATGACATGGTGACAGGAATTTTTGCCTTTCACTGCGGCTGCTGGCCACCACCGTAGACTCCTTGTCTTGTAGTGATAGGAAAACTAGCTATAACCCAAGACATTGTTATAGAGGTCCTGATGAatttgggaagaaaaaaaaagatgtactctaattttattttcttttcttaaactTACTTCTAGATGAAtctagataaaataaaaataaaataaaaaagttgtgatctaatttcatttcttttacttaaatgttataagtttatgtttgattaaaaaaataaaatgaataaattaccTTTTTATATTAGCTCAAACtcatttcaattaatttaattattttatatacaaataaataaatttctaatttattttaaattatattacatttttttatattttcgaTAGCATAATAAAACATGCtaaaattactttttctttttcttttttctttccttatactTCCAGTGGTGCAACCAAAGAAAGAAATCTTTGGAGCATTAAATATTGCAATGACATCGACCATGATGATGAATTATGGTACCGCAAGCGATTGCCAAACCAAAAAATTATTGGTACTTTGGCAGCCCAGTAATTTTGGCATCGGCCCATAATCACAAGATTTTACAAAGCAGATGAGTGACaaacataatacaaaaattattCATCTCAAACATATTCTTGAGCACCCGACCAAACTATTCAACTAAATCTCTGAAATTTGATACAAAAGTAACAAAACAAAGGTTCTATAAGATCAATGAAGGATCCAAAGAAATAAAACCGGTAGTATCAGATCACAAGTAAGGTCAGTGAGCAGAGTTTGTAGTGGCTGTCTTCTTGAAATCAATTTTGTCAACCTTCACTTCACCATCAATGAGTTCGTATACATAAACCACAACCCGCAAGCCATCAATGTCCATGAGGACAAAGCTTGGATTTACATCATAGGTGATACTGCTGTAGGCACCAGTGGCAGAACCAGGGTTTATAACGACACCACCCTCATGTTTGTAGGCCTTGAACTGATGGGTGTGTCCAGTCACTAGGATGTCCACATCCAACTGCCTTTGTAGCATTGCCAGCGAATCCAAGTCTCCCCATGGAATAACCTTCAGattgtttaaaaagaaaaaattaatgtcTAATGCCAGATAAATGTATCAAAATTGAAGAAGAGAACTAAGGATCTTTTACTATCACAATCATCACCAACGAACAATGCCTTCTTGCCAGCAGTTGAACTGACTGAATAGTCTTGATGAAGTCAAGTGACACTTGAATCCAGCTAATAACATGAAAATTTGACAGGGAATTCACCCAATCGATTCCCCAACTTACTAGCCTGGAGAATGGTTTTAAACAATTAGTAGGGAGTCCTAACTGAACCAAGGTCCTAACTCTCTAACCACCACACCCAGAATGGCTGAAAATACCAAAACCACTTCTTCACTTGCAAACAGATAGGATACTGCACAGGCATGGAAGTGAGGTTTCAACCTAAGGGACATAAGTAGCACAGATCGTCATGATGATATCCATATCCTTCACCTGAATAAGCCTAGCTGCATACAACATGGCATCACATATGGATATGGGTAAGGGATATGttgaaacaaataaatttgtttCCCATAATTTCTAACGTACTTTTGTCATCTTGGGATCATGTCTTGGACACGTGTCTAAATTAacattaatatttgaaattcttAAAACTAGTACTCTCATAATACTGGAGTTATGAGACTTCATCTGCAATACTGTCATGTTTTAGGTGTAACATATACTATCATGCTTTAAGCatgaaattgatttattatGGTTGAGTGTTTCTTTAGGGGATAGCCATAATACATGTGTACAATGATAAAACCTggcttttatttttcctttttataagcTTCGTACACAAGTCCAAGTCCAAGTCCAAATTACCAAAGATCACACCTAGCTTTCATACTAGGTCAATGTACTGTAAATGGCACATCACCAGTTCAATCCTACACAAGTCAAACAtggtaaaagaaaaacaatgcaTCTTGCACATGTGGAAAGATTGGAATCcaattcatcaaattattaTGTAACACATTTATTTGCAATCCTTAAAAATCAAGCCACATGTCAGAACAGACAGAGGAAAACCAGACAGACCTGATGACCATGGCATACTCCAAGCTTAAATTGACCGATTGTAAGTGTCTTGGTCTCCAGGTAACGTGAATCTTCATCATATTCACCTCGGGTGACATGCATGTCCGGACAAAGACTCTTCAAATAATCATGAACTTCCTGCTCACAGGAGACTATAAGAATATTTCTAACTGGATAGTAATGCATCAAATTTTAAAGAGGAAATAATTGCCAGAAAATTAATAGGATTTCCACATTTCTACCACGGTTCACTAACATACATCAATCATAAAACGCTATCCCAGGAAATACTTGCCAGAAAATTAATAGGATTTCCACATTTCTACCACGGTTCATTAAAATACATCAATCATAAAATGCTAAGATTTAAGAACAAATAATGCTATCCCACAAATGTCAAATTTCTCACAGCACAAATACAAATCAACAGAATTTTACCAGGGGAGGGATTCTCTCAATCTGACTTGAAAACATGAGTGAAAGAATCTTTGGATGACAGAACAGAAACAGGCAGAAAAAAATAGCATAAAGAGTAATAAGATGAACCCATCAAAGCAAAATGGGATTGAAAATTATATGTATTATCATAGGAATAAAGTCAATCCCTGCATGAAAGACAAAAATCTAAAACAGTGGCACAACCAAAATATGCGTATTAAATTTGAGAAATGGTATCAGACATCTacataaatgaaaatagttgAAGTCAGCAACCTGCCCTAGAAGTGGATGATTATTAATAGGAAAATCTGAATGCCAAAACCATCATAATAGTGGAATATAACCATGCAACACACAACATGCTTTCCATTGAAAGAGCATGATGGAAATATCATATGGGATAACACAATTTAAACCACTGGTTTGTTTTTTCTACAGGCAAAGAATTTGATGGTCATAATCAAATTACCAGACTTATACACAACTCAAACAGCTAGAAGCCAAAcgacaaagaaaacaaaatctacAAAAActgtggaaaaagaaaaggaacgAGAGATAAAGATAGTCTATTTACTTTGATGCAAAGATTGCCGGTGCATATGATGTGCTGGATCTTGCCAGGAACAAGCATGGACTTGAATTTTGGAGGCAGATCAGGTGCTCTGTGAGGGATGTGAAGATCCCCTAAAGCTAACACCAACACCATTTTCTTTAGGTCTTTCCACAAACACTCTCTCCTTCAATTTTCAAGCATCATCAAAATCTGCAGTACAACAATAAATTTAACACTCCTCATTGATGGAAAACAACAAATGTAAAGTCCTTCTTGCCCAAATCATAAAAACCACTAAACAAACAAACCTTAACTTTCACCCATTATCTATGTACAATACATATAAAAGTATAAAGACTTTGAAGACTTTTTCCTTCTCAAAATATCCCTATTATATCACTTATTTCCCTTCATATCCACAGCTTCATTGTTTGTAacaattataataaattcaactttttattatttattggttatcattgataaaattaaatttattatacttCTTTTACACTTTAAATTTATTCCTTCTTTTTAAGATAAAAGCTTACTTTTTAGttgttcttcttttctcttttagaGGCTTCCATTTACATTGGGATTCATTAACTGCATGGTGGGTTCCATTTATGGTCCCATGGTAAAATTAATGAACATCAATTCAAACcaaatcttattttataattataaaagataatgTTCCCAGACAGTTAATTCTACAAAATGAAATCCTAGTCTTCAAGATTCAGCAATAACATTGACAAGTAGAAGCATTCAAAGAGAAACCCTGGAACTTTGTTTCCTTTCCAAGAGAGCAATAAAAAGAGAAACCTCATGTCAGAGGCTTCCATTTACATTGGGATTCATTAACCGCATGGTGGGTACCATTTATGTTTCCATGGTAAAATTGGAGAACATCAATTCAAACcaaatcttattttataattataaaagataatgTTCCCAGATAGTTAATTCTACAAAATGAAATCCTAGTCTTCAAGATCCAGCAATAACATTGACAAGTAGAAgcattcaaaaagaaaaaccctgGCCCTTTGTTTCGTTTCCAAgagaacaataaaaagaaaaacctcaGGTCAACTAATCCATACCGTCGTGTGAATTTTAAGTAAAGTGCCATTTTTCTGTATTCCTGTTTCCTTGGTGGTGAAAATTtcacaattcaaaattttaattctttttctcatattttctctgCACTTGAACTTAATCTACTTTTATATTAAGAAACATACCCACATAGCAAAGACCATCaacctaacaaaaatttcattctgAACTGTAATCCAAACTTGCAATAGTTACACGGCTGTTCAAAGAGAAACCTAGAATTCAAGATTTCCAGCAATAGCATTCCCAAGTCCTAAAAGTGAAATTCCAGGCCCCTGTGTGgttatgaagaaaatgaagaaaaataaaagaaaaccaaacGATGTTACCTCTCTCCCTTtctttgttggaaaaaaaaaattccaaaacaaaaaataaaaataaaaaaaaaataaaagaagagaaaaaaactcGGATCAACTAAGCCAAAGAATGAAATGAGTTTTAGGTTAAGTTCAATTTTTCTGTATTGTCAAGCCCTAGATGGTGAAAATTTCcgatcaaaattttctttcattttctcagaATCCAAACCTAGAAATCGATTGATTTAATTGGGAATAGAGATTGGAGCAGTACCTTTGAACTCAGAGATCGACCGACACGCAAAGTTTGGAGAAGAAACGGTTGAATGCCCTTTTGTAATAGAGATTCGGGGCTTCCTGTGCTGCAAGAACTTTAAAGTTGTGTAGCCGCGAGTAGCATCAGTAGTCTGGTGATAATGGGCTCAGCCTGGCCCGGCCCAAGTTTTTTAACCATTGGACTGATGTTTTAAGCGTCCGAATCAAAAAGCTGCAACTCGGGtgttttgattcttttttattCCAACGAAACCCAACTCAAGCaatcaaagaattaaaattaattcttctattttcatttttgtaaaaaaaaaaaaatatatatatatatatataaatttaatttatataatatcaatcaaatttaattctaattttattaaaaataaaaatagtttcctaattacaaataaattaaagaataaattgttttttggaTATTAACCTCTTCATAAAGTCataattggtttttattttaaaaaatagttaataataattttaaaaataatatttaatgatattttatttctaatggATTTATAAACAAGCAaagtttttaattcttttaatatgtatataattcaattt contains these protein-coding regions:
- the LOC100248182 gene encoding vacuolar protein sorting-associated protein 29, whose translation is MVLVLALGDLHIPHRAPDLPPKFKSMLVPGKIQHIICTGNLCIKEVHDYLKSLCPDMHVTRGEYDEDSRYLETKTLTIGQFKLGVCHGHQVIPWGDLDSLAMLQRQLDVDILVTGHTHQFKAYKHEGGVVINPGSATGAYSSITYDVNPSFVLMDIDGLRVVVYVYELIDGEVKVDKIDFKKTATTNSAH